Genomic window (Heptranchias perlo isolate sHepPer1 chromosome 27, sHepPer1.hap1, whole genome shotgun sequence):
ACAGGCCTTTCCTGGAGTCTGAATTTTACAATCTACATAGGGCCGGTGATTGTCTTTGAGGAACTGGCGCACGCACACAAAAAGGTTATTAAATGGTgatgtaaaacatttttttttaagggctATAATAAGTTTGTTGTGAGTTTCCATTTTTTCAAGCAATGCCAAAATGTGCCTGTTTAAACATCTAAAAAAAGGTTACACTGTTGTCTTTAATATGCAGTAGTGGCCAGATTGCTATAATGATACTGAATCAGATTGCTACATTGGTACTTGCGCTACTGCAACTCTATAGGTTCTTGCTGTGACACCATTTTCCATTTAACAATACCTTTAGATGATCAGTGGGCAGTGAAAGTAAGCTTTAGAGCTTGTTTGCCACCATACAAAACAACTCTTATTACAAGTGTGCACCCAGTCTGCCTGCTATTAATTCTGGCCTTTTAATCAACAGCTGGTATTAATCCTTAAATGAACATTTACAAAGCCacattttctaaaactttttgtAAGATGCTACCTAGATATTATAAAACTCTACAAAAATGAATGCGTGTGTATTGCGAAGCCATCTTCAAAAACAATTATTCAGAGAAAATGTTAGGTAGAATTTAACTGGCACAAATCTTGCTCAAATTttccaattaaaaaaaatttaaaagtttgTACTGAGAacaatttttctttttctatCAAAGGAAGTTAAGAAGTTTAAAAATGGGAGATAGGACCTAGATGAGGAAGCAGGACAAGAGACAGGCATTCCAAATTTTGAAACCTCTAGCTGAAAAGCTCAGAAGGATATATTTATCACACAAAGCCAACCTGTGGAATAAACTGTTACCCAGAACAATTGAAAGCCCTGGTTTATTTCAAATGGGTCATCAATAGGTTTCAACTGCAGTAGCATATAGGGGGCTAAAAGCTTACTCCTAGATTAAGATGGTAGCTAGATATTTTGAGATTTTGCTAGAGAATAAAATAGAACTAGATTGAAGCACCAATCCACAAGTGAGCTGCATGAACAGACTGGCTAAAGAAATCTAGTGGTAATTAATTACCAATGCCTAGATGTTTCAAATCAAATCGCTGTCTGAACAGGATGTTAGTGGCTGGATATCGATTCCAACACATCCACCAAAGCCTTACTAAAATAGAAGCTAgcttttgtttgtgtgtgtttgggggggggggggggggttaaaagagggggtggagaagagagttAATTTGTTAATGTCTTCTTTTATCAAACAGGATCCTTACTCAGAAACTAACTTGTGTACTATAGGAAGCACAATAGGAAACTGTATCTTAACTGATAAGATCAAATTAAGTTCTTTAGGGCACAATTTGATTAAGTGGGGACTGATATAGAACAAGTCTTGACCACAATATTTTATACCGTCATCCCACCTGCcaggttatttaaaaaaaaagagatttaAAGAAGCACAGTGCATTTACTTCATATTACTCTCAACAATCTTGGGGCACACATATTTTAATTATATTAAAAACTACAATAGTCTTGAGAGGGTCAGATGGATAAAGAATAATTTTATGTACTTTAATGTAAGTTGGAAATGAGTTTTTCAAGGTTGAAATACATAATAATGAAATATCTGCTAAGCATTTTACCAGCAAAAAGACCTATATAagaaagacttttttttttccatttgacaTGTTCTCAGGTTTAATTTGCAGCACGCAATAGCCTTAGCTAACTAATTTTGGAAGCACAGTACGTAGAGGTATATTATTTCCATTTGAATCAGCCATTTGCACCAAATTGGTCCTTAGTTTGTTGGTTGTGCCAATAGTTGGGGGTAACTTGGAAACAATTCCAGGCAAGGAACTACTGCCATCTGGCGTACATTTAGCCTGCGTGATCTTCTCCATAGCGGGTGGTTTGGGTAAACGTCTAGCTAGCCATGAATGTCTCAAAGCCTGGGTAGGTGTTATGCGACTAGATGGCTCCCAATCCAAACATCTCTTTAGGAAGTTGATGAAGAGTGGGTCATCACAACCCTTTAAGGCTGTCACCCAGTTCTTGCCACCCGGTGGCCCTCGCACCTTACCTCTTTTAGAACGACCACCATTCAGAACTACTGTGCTATCTGGGAGTGTGGTGGTAGTGCAATAGCGAGGTTGATTCTTGGAGTTGAAGAAGTTCTTGGCTCGTTTGCACTGATCCAACATTTTTTGAGGTGGCAGCCCCAAAAGTTCTATCATGCAAGCCAACTGATCTCCTTCATCTTCCCCAGGAAAGAGGGGGTACCCAGTCAATAGTTCAGCAAGAATACAACCAAAGCTCCACATGTCAATGGGCATCCCATAACGCGAGCCAAGGATAACCTCAGGAGCTCGATAAAACCGTGACTGGATGTATGTGAAGATGCGCTGATGCTCGTAGCAGCTGGACCCGAAATCAATTACTTTGATGCCACTACGGCCTTGCTGCTTCAGCAAAATATTTTCTGGCTTCAAATCACAATGAATGATCCGATTTTTTTGCAATGCTTCCAGGCACTGTAGGATGGAATGGGCAAACTTCCGCACCAACTGAAGGCTGAACCCCTGGAACTTGTTTCTTTTGATCAGTTCATACAGATTCATGCTCAGCAGTTCAAAGGTCATGCAGGTGTGGCTGCGGAATGTGAAATTCTCCAGCATGTGGATAATGTTCATCTGATAGTTCTTGTCTTGCTTTTTCAAGTGCTCCAGGATTCGGATCTCCTCTACAGCCTGCCGGTGGAATCGCTTCTCGTTTCGCACCATCTTCAATGCCAGGTGTTGCCGCAGTTTGTGGTCATACACCTTAGCCACTTGCCCAAAGCTTCCCTTCCCAATAACTTTAAGTATCTCATACCTATATGCTATATGGTCATGAGGCAGAAGTATGTAGGCTGCTTGATCATCATCATAACCACAGTTGTTTGATCCACCCACTATGCCTTGCCGCTTCTTTGCATTTAAACCCATAAAGTAAATTTCAGGATAGTTGAAGATTTCCTGATGCTCAAAGGAAGACAGCTGGTGCATGTGCATCTTCATGGCTTGGGTAGGTGTCATAGCAGCTTTGGACTTCAGCAAAATGCTGTCTGATTTAGCAGAGGCTGTACCATCCAGATTCTTTTCTTTAAGTGAAGGTAGCACTGTTTTACAAGTACGAGACACAGTGGGGTGCGAAGTTACATTATTCCGCCTGTTTCCGGCATCTTCAAATAGATGTTGCACTTTGACCTGAGTCCGACATCCAACTGGCTGATGGTCCTTCATAGTGCTCTTGCCAATCTAAAATTTGTACAAAAGAAAGTGCTCAGTTTGTCTAAATGTACTGTAAGTTTAACAGTGGTAAAAAAAAGTACAGTAACAAATCCTTTTCATTAGGACCTTTTAAAGCAGAGTtatccaatagaaatcgctgactagaCACAGATGTGACTACGACGACAACGTAATAGCCACATTTTAGCAAACACCTTGCATACAGTTTCACAACgtgggtaaatgtacttcacgtgtatatttacttaaacatctaccaccattcagtaaccaaggaagtagagctcacaacgatcaaaaaacactcgcacactgaTTTTCATTTTACAACACATGTACAAAAAGGTTGAAGCACACATGCATACATTGTGTGAATGAGTACTGAAATCACATGCCCAACAGCGGTGTCTATTACTCTTTATTtattaatcagaaatgcaattagacgcatctggattctcaattagccacatgtggctcgtGACTAATGTATTAGACAACACTGTTTTAAAGTACCGTGTGTCACACCAAATGCTGAATACAATCAAAAAGAATCAGAGGAACACAGATGCACAAAAATTTATCTGCATTATTCTCAAACAAAGTTCCATTTTCTTTTCTATTCTACACCCCCCCGCACAAACCAAAAGGTAATGGTGGGAAGGCAAGTACTGTGGAAAGGACCATTTTCGCCACTAGTAGCACCCAGTATTTGTAATAATGCAGCTACAGATACCACATAGGGCAATGCTCCTTTTACTTGGCCTTGACAGCATACATTAACCTGGCCCTCAAGTGGCACACACCGTTACAAGTATAATTTTTCCATTGAATTAAACTGCCCAATTAGTACTGAATTGGTTCGAGAATGCTACATTATTTCATTTTGGGCCCTTTCGGCTGGCCAGAGATTTTTCATTCATCAGTACAGAGGACCCAGTGGTGCTACCCTGTCCCCATCAGCTTGTCTTTGGTTCTgtacattttgttttgtttttcctcTCCAATGTTCTCCCCTCTTATGCCACAGGAGCTAACATTTGCTCAGATACTACTCAATGCTACCTGCCATTCTCTGACATGGCCCCCATATGGCCATTCACGTACAAGGACTACAAATTTGACAGTGGGTAGCAtcacagctgatcctgtgctcatctgacatccacattAGCACACTTTCCAGGAGGAATCATTGAAAAGCAAGCAGCATTGAGAATCCTGGCCGACATTCCTCTCCCTAGGTCAGGGACGCTGAGGCCAAATGTATCAGCCCTACTGCAATCTCAGCCAAGGCCTGATAACTGGTAAGATCTTGCATTTCTGTGACATTATAATGAAATGTATATAGTTTTAAATGAAAATGTATGTGGTTGTCCAGAATCATATTTTTTCTCTCTTCTGAAGGCAccgaggtacagttccatggttGCGATGCACTCTGATATCGTAACTAACCAATTTTCAATGATTATTCAACATGAAAGGCATCACAGCCCAGCTTGGTCTGTTTAGCACCTGATGCCCACGTATATACACTTGAGTAGCACATAGGAACATTTTAAGAAATGAAACCTGTTCGACTACTCCCGTTCCTAGCTAAGGGGTGTgaaggccaactgtagcaccctgctgccacccatgctaagatcagctaactcagcgcataCTGCgatttgaacctgggaccttcttggtcCGTTTGAGAC
Coding sequences:
- the dyrk3 gene encoding dual specificity tyrosine-phosphorylation-regulated kinase 3, whose product is MLARKAPAPGHITTARFGDVLYDSYMRVDQAEVQASCVEKGSPVGLPSLNSLTIGKSTMKDHQPVGCRTQVKVQHLFEDAGNRRNNVTSHPTVSRTCKTVLPSLKEKNLDGTASAKSDSILLKSKAAMTPTQAMKMHMHQLSSFEHQEIFNYPEIYFMGLNAKKRQGIVGGSNNCGYDDDQAAYILLPHDHIAYRYEILKVIGKGSFGQVAKVYDHKLRQHLALKMVRNEKRFHRQAVEEIRILEHLKKQDKNYQMNIIHMLENFTFRSHTCMTFELLSMNLYELIKRNKFQGFSLQLVRKFAHSILQCLEALQKNRIIHCDLKPENILLKQQGRSGIKVIDFGSSCYEHQRIFTYIQSRFYRAPEVILGSRYGMPIDMWSFGCILAELLTGYPLFPGEDEGDQLACMIELLGLPPQKMLDQCKRAKNFFNSKNQPRYCTTTTLPDSTVVLNGGRSKRGKVRGPPGGKNWVTALKGCDDPLFINFLKRCLDWEPSSRITPTQALRHSWLARRLPKPPAMEKITQAKCTPDGSSSLPGIVSKLPPTIGTTNKLRTNLVQMADSNGNNIPLRTVLPKLVS